In Triticum urartu cultivar G1812 chromosome 6, Tu2.1, whole genome shotgun sequence, the following proteins share a genomic window:
- the LOC125516036 gene encoding acetolactate synthase 1, chloroplastic-like: MASSSPAVTTLRRNGADILVEALERCGVRDVFAYPGGACMEIHQELTRSPTIRTHLLRHEQGEAFAASGYARASGRPGVCIATSGPGATNLVTALADAHLDSVPLVAITGQVPRCMIGTGAFQETPVVEVTRPVTKHNYLVLDVDDIPRIIKAAFFLASSGRPGPVLVDIPKDIQQHMAVPSWDTPMQLTSRYIARLPEQPATDLLEQVIHLAAEARRPVLYVGGGCSASGDELRRFVELTGIPVATTLMGLGNFPSDHPLSLRMLGMHGTVYANYAVDKADLLLAFGVRFDDRVTGRIEAFASRAKIVHIDIDPTEIGKNKQPHVTICADVKLALQGMNALLEGSIGEKNFYYRDWCLKLEQKKIEFPLGYQTFGEAIPPQYAIQVLDEMTNGEAIVATGVGQHQMWAAQYYTYRRPRQWLSSGGLGAMGFGLPAAAGAAVANPGVAVIDIDGDGSFLMNIQELAMIRIENLQVKVMVLNNQHLGMVVQWEDMLYKANRAHTFLGNPEKESEIYPDFVTIARGFSIPAVRVAKKSKVRAAIKEMLETPGPYLLDVIVPHQEHVLPMIPSGGSFKDTILDEDGRTLH; this comes from the coding sequence ATGGCCTCCTCTTCTCCCGCCGTCACAACGCTTAGGCGAAATGGCGCAGACATACTCGTGGAGGCCCTCGAGCGCTGTGGAGTTCGCGACGTGTTCGCGTACCCGGGCGGTGCGTGCATGGAGATCCACCAGGAGCTCACGCGCTCGCCCACCATCCGCACCCACCTGCTCCGCCATGAGCAGGGCGAGGCCTTCGCCGCGTCAGGCTACGCGCGCGCTTCCGGCCGGCCCGGCGTCTGCATCGCCACCTCCGGCCCCGGTGCCACCAACCTCGTCACCGCGCTCGCCGACGCGCACCTCGACTCCGTGCCACTCGTCGCCATCACCGGCCAGGTCCCGCGGTGCATGATCGGGACGGGCGCCTTTCAGGAAACGCCGGTCGTGGAAGTCACTCGCCCCGTCACCAAGCACAACTACCTGGTTCTCGATGTGGACGACATCCCCCGCATTATCAAAGCGGCCTTCTTCCTCGCGTCGTCCGGTCGTCCAGGGCCTGTTCTGGTGGACATCCCCAAGGACATCCAGCAGCACATGGCTGTGCCGTCCTGGGACACGCCCATGCAGCTAACCAGCAGGTACATTGCGCGCCTGCCCGAGCAGCCGGCTACTGACCTGCTCGAGCAAGTCATCCACCTTGCGGCCGAGGCCAGGAGACCCGTTCTCTACGTTGGTGGCGGATGCTCTGCGTCTGGTGATGAGCTGCGCCGCTTTGTTGAGCTCACCGGCATCCCGGTGGCAACTACTCTGATGGGTCTCGGTAACTTTCCTAGCGACCATCCGCTGTCACTCCGCATGCTTGGGATGCACGGGACAGTGTATGCCAATTACGCCGTGGATAAGGCTGACTTGTTGCTTGCATTTGGTGTGCGGTTCGACGATCGCGTGACCGGGAGGATTGAGGCTTTTGCGAGCAGGGCCAAGATTGTGCACATTGACATTGACCCCACGGAGATCGGGAAGAACAAGCAGCCACACGTCACAATTTGTGCAGATGTCAAGCTTGCTTTGCAGGGTATGAATGCTCTGCTAGAAGGGAGCATTGGGGAGAAGAATTTTTACTACCGTGATTGGTGCTTGAAGTTGGAGCAGAAAAAAATTGAGTTTCCCCTAGGTTATCAAACATTTGGTGAAGCCATTCCACCGCAATATGCTATCCAGGTGCTGGACGAGATGACAAATGGGGAGGCAATCGTTGCCACCGGCGTTGGGCAGCATCAGATGTGGGCAGCTCAGTATTACACCTATAGGAGGCCTAGACAATGGTTGTCGTCTGGTGGGCTTGGGGCAATGGGCTTTGGGTTGCCGGCAGCTGCTGGTGCCGCAGTGGCCAACCCAGGTGTCGCTGTGATCGACATTGATGGAGACGGTAGCTTCCTCATGAACATCCAAGAGTTGGCAATGATCCGAATTGAGAACCTCCAAGTGAAGGTCATGGTTCTTAACAACCAGCATCTGGGTATGGTGGTGCAGTGGGAGGACATGCTCTACAAGGCCAACCGAGCACACACCTTCCTAGGCAACCCGGAGAAGGAGAGTGAGATTTACCCAGACTTCGTCACAATTGCCAGAGGCTTCAGTATCCCTGCGGTCCGAGTGGCAAAGAAGAGCAAGGTTCGTGCCGCCATCAAGGAGATGCTCGAGACACCAGGCCCGTACTTGCTGGACGTCATCGTCCCACACCAGGAACATGTGCTACCCATGATACCAAGTGGCGGATCTTTCAAGGACACGATCCTGGATGAAGATGGTCGAACTCTCCATTAG